The proteins below come from a single Cannabis sativa cultivar Pink pepper isolate KNU-18-1 chromosome 3, ASM2916894v1, whole genome shotgun sequence genomic window:
- the LOC133036261 gene encoding uncharacterized protein LOC133036261: MEPNQVNVEEKTLIDHFSPISANPPSCIIFPETNATHFELKPSIIQLLPSFYGLGKEDPYMHVKDFLEICSTFRFQNFSDESVRLRLFPFSLKDKSKAWLNSLPARSISTWDELVNKFLSKFFPMSKTDNIRREISEFYQKDHDEFYECWERFKDLLLKCPHHGFEKWRLVKYFYDGLSPSNRQMVQSMHTGKFLQFRGDEAWESLENLSVNSQQWNCQDPRSKASNTPKRGGIYDVKDDVDIKTSLANLTRRVEAMSLSQSMNTPIHRNEICSLCYSTSHSAQSCPSLPIYQEAFSEEVNALQTYGKSSDSPFSQSYNPNWRNHPNFSWRQNQPPMNQGHQYNTPNQSQAQPNRPYPQQQRKPSLEDTLQQFMQTTQQALHTSSQSLLKLETQMGQLAIAVAEREKGKLPSQPIPNPKSQYEVSTSRPTEEAKSISILRSGKIIEKPDYIPQTDAEINKDSLKENEKSQPESSHSKDSVEESSQTLSFIPKAPFPQRLLPIKRGSQYGDILEVFKQVSINIPFLDAIKQIPAYSKFLKDLCTAKRNTNVPKKAFLTEQVSSIIQYKSLVKHKDPGCPTIPCIIGDHVINKALLDLGASVNLLPYSVYKQLGLGELKPTSMTLQLADRSVKIPRGVIEDVLIKVDKFYFPVDFIVLDTHFVEDISAQIPIILGRPFLATSNAIINSS, translated from the coding sequence ATGGAACCAAATCAAGTAAATGTGGAAGAAAAAACTCTTATTGATCATTTTTCTCCCATTTCTGCTAATCCACCATCATGCATTATTTTTCCTGAAACAAATGCTACACATTTTGAGCTGAAACCTTCCATAATTCAACTTTTGCCATCTTTTTATGGGTTAGGTAAAGAGGATCCATACATGCATGTAAaagattttttagaaatttgctctacttttagatttcaaaatttttctgATGAATCTGTTAGGCTTAGACTTTTTCCATTCTCATTAAAAGATAAGTCTAAAGCCTGGTTAAATTCACTCCCAGCCCGATCCATTTCTACTTGGGATgaattagttaataaatttttgtCCAAATTTTTTCCCATGTCTAAAACGGATAATATTAGGAGAGAAATCTCCGAATTTTATCAGAAAGATCACGACGAATTTTATGAATGTTGGGAAAGATTTAAAGATTTATTGCTAAAATGTCCACACCATGGTTTTGAAAAATGGAGATTGGTAAAATACTTTTATGATGGATTATCTCCCTCAAACCGACAAATGGTACAATCAATGCACACTGGAAAATTTTTGCAATTTAGAGGGGATGAGGCTTGGGAGTCTCTTGAGAATCTTTCTGTAAATTCTCAACAGTGGAATTGCCAAGATCCTAGATCGAAAGCTTCCAACACACCTAAGAGAGGTGGAATTTACGATGTCAAAGATGACGTAGATATTAAAACATCATTAGCAAATCTAACTAGGAGAGTTGAAGCTATGTCATTAAGTCAATCCATGAATACTCCTATACATAGGAATGAAATTTGTTCCTTATGCTATAGTACAAGTCATAGTGCCCAGTCATGTCCATCATTACCTATATACCAAGAGGCATTTTCTGAAGAAGTGAACGCTCTTCAAACTTATGGGAAATCATCTGATAGCCCATTTTCTCAATCCTACAATCCAAATTGGAGAAATCATCCAAATTTTTCATGGAGACAGAACCAGCCTCCAATGAATCAAGGGCACCAGTACAACACGCCCAATCAGAGTCAAGCCCAACCTAATAGGCCATATCCTCAACAACAAAGAAAACCATCTTTAGAGGATACACTACAACAGTTTATGCAAACCACCCAACAAGCTTTACACACAAGTTCTCAATCCCTATTAAAGCTTGAAACACAAATGGGTCAGCTTGCTATCGCCGTAGCCGAAAGGGAaaagggaaaacttcccagtcaACCCATTCCAAATCCAAAGAGTCAGTACGAGGTAAGTACATCTAGACCTACTGAAGAAGCTAAATCAATTTCTATCCTTAGgtctggaaaaattattgaaaaacctGATTACATACCTCAAACTGATGCTGAAATAAACAAAGactcattgaaagaaaatgaaaagagtCAGCCTGAAAGTTCACATTCCAAAGACTCGGTTGAAGAATCGAGTCAAACTTTATCGTTCATTCCAAAAGCTCCATTCCCACAAAGATTGCTCCCGATCAAAAGAGGTAGTCAGTATGGTGACATCTTAGAGGTATTCAAACAAGTAAGTATAAATATCCCTTTCTTAGATGCCATTAAGCAAATACCCGCCTACTCTAAATTCTTGAAAGATTTGTGTACtgcaaaaagaaacacaaatgtTCCGAAAAAGGCATTTTTAACGGAACAAGTCAGCTCCATAATTCAATATAAAAGTCTTGTTAAACACAAAGATCCGGGGTGTCCCACCATTCCTTGTATTATTGGTGATCATGTGATTAACAAAGCTTTACTTGATTTAGGAGCTAGTGTGAATTTATTGCCTTATTCTGTTTATAAGCAACTTGGTCTAGGGGAACTGAAACCAACATCTATGACACTTCAGTTAGCTGATCGTTCTGTGAAAATTCCTAGAGGTGTCATAGAAGATGTTTTGATTAAGGtagataaattttattttcctgTTGATTTCATTGTTCTTGATACTCATTTTGTTGAAGACATAAGTGCTCAAATTCCGATCATTTTGGGTAGACCATTTTTAGCCACATCAAATGCAATCATCAACTCGTCGTAA